A genome region from Cucurbita pepo subsp. pepo cultivar mu-cu-16 chromosome LG02, ASM280686v2, whole genome shotgun sequence includes the following:
- the LOC111787918 gene encoding zinc finger protein 3-like isoform X2 codes for MYLPISEPSPSESSTIISASESSPPCPKEDQATDQINPNSQLGFDLSLCNNDSDHGSNPELNLIDCFDANLAAEPTDTETEPRVFSCNYCQRKFYSSQALGGHQNAHKRERTLAKRTHRVGSGSNFGFAHRYSNLPSLHLHGSFSRSLGIQAHSMVHKPSSFHVSGIGSSGIYGHSGWSRQPLDQQPAIGRLPQGSSHIGSLRCITSNTGAARFDGVKKFSTTETPPPLEGFWWDSSGSGSGGGGGFSHLKMKAKQDELLKLDLSLKL; via the exons ATGTATCTTCCCATATCAGAGCCATCCCCTTCTGAATCTTCAACGATCATCTCTGCTTCAGAGTCTTCTCCACCATGTCCAAAAGAGGATCAAGCAACAGACCAAATTAACCCAAATTCTCAACTGGGTTTTGATCTCAGCCTCTGTAACAATGATTCCGATCATGGGTCCAACCCGGAACTCAATCTAATCGACTGTTTCGATGCCAATTTGGCTGCAGAGCCAACTGATACAGAAACAGAGCCGAGGGTTTTCTCTTGCAACTATTGTCAGAGGAAGTTTTACAGTTCTCAGGCTCTTGGGGGGCACCAAAATGCTCACAAACGTGAGAGAACTTTGGCGAAGAGGACTCACCGGGTTGGGTCGGGGTCGAATTTTGGGTTCGCTCATCGGTATTCGAATTTGccttctcttcatcttcatggaTCGTTTAGTAGGTCGCTTGGAATTCAGGCTCATTCCATGGTTCATAAGCcttcttcttttcatgttTCTGGAATTGGGTCGTCGGGAATTTATGGTCACAGTGGGTGGTCACGGCAGCCGCTTGATCAACAACCGGCGATTGGGAGGCTGCCGCAGGGGAGTTCCCAC ATCGGAAGTCTTAGATGCATTACGTCAAACACAGGAGCTGCAAGGTTTGACGGTGTGAAAAAATTCTCTACGACGGAAACGCCGCCGCCGCTCGAAGGGTTCTGGTGGGATAGCAGCGGCAGTGGCAGCGGCGGTGGTGGCGGTTTCAGTCACTTGAAGATGAAGGCTAAACAAGATGAGTTATTGAAGCTTGACTTGTCTCTTAAGCTCTAA
- the LOC111787918 gene encoding zinc finger protein 3-like isoform X1, which produces MYLPISEPSPSESSTIISASESSPPCPKEDQATDQINPNSQLGFDLSLCNNDSDHGSNPELNLIDCFDANLAAEPTDTETEPRVFSCNYCQRKFYSSQALGGHQNAHKRERTLAKRTHRVGSGSNFGFAHRYSNLPSLHLHGSFSRSLGIQAHSMVHKPSSFHVSGIGSSGIYGHSGWSRQPLDQQPAIGRLPQGSSHIGSLRCITSNTGAARFDGVKKFSTTETPPPLEGFWWDSSGSGSGGGGGFSHLKMKAKQDELLKLDLSLKL; this is translated from the coding sequence ATGTATCTTCCCATATCAGAGCCATCCCCTTCTGAATCTTCAACGATCATCTCTGCTTCAGAGTCTTCTCCACCATGTCCAAAAGAGGATCAAGCAACAGACCAAATTAACCCAAATTCTCAACTGGGTTTTGATCTCAGCCTCTGTAACAATGATTCCGATCATGGGTCCAACCCGGAACTCAATCTAATCGACTGTTTCGATGCCAATTTGGCTGCAGAGCCAACTGATACAGAAACAGAGCCGAGGGTTTTCTCTTGCAACTATTGTCAGAGGAAGTTTTACAGTTCTCAGGCTCTTGGGGGGCACCAAAATGCTCACAAACGTGAGAGAACTTTGGCGAAGAGGACTCACCGGGTTGGGTCGGGGTCGAATTTTGGGTTCGCTCATCGGTATTCGAATTTGccttctcttcatcttcatggaTCGTTTAGTAGGTCGCTTGGAATTCAGGCTCATTCCATGGTTCATAAGCcttcttcttttcatgttTCTGGAATTGGGTCGTCGGGAATTTATGGTCACAGTGGGTGGTCACGGCAGCCGCTTGATCAACAACCGGCGATTGGGAGGCTGCCGCAGGGGAGTTCCCACATCGGAAGTCTTAGATGCATTACGTCAAACACAGGAGCTGCAAGGTTTGACGGTGTGAAAAAATTCTCTACGACGGAAACGCCGCCGCCGCTCGAAGGGTTCTGGTGGGATAGCAGCGGCAGTGGCAGCGGCGGTGGTGGCGGTTTCAGTCACTTGAAGATGAAGGCTAAACAAGATGAGTTATTGAAGCTTGACTTGTCTCTTAAGCTCTAA
- the LOC111788506 gene encoding zinc finger protein 3-like, giving the protein MDPHAYTKRNGPSPSESSTIISASESSPPCPKEDQATDQINPNSQLGFDLSLCNNDSDHGSNPELNLIDCFDANLAAEPTDTETEPRVFSCNYCQRKFYSSQALGGHQNAHKRERTLAKRTHRVGSGSNFGFAHRYSNLPSLHLHGSFSRSLGIQAHSMVHKPSSFHVSGIGSSGIYGHSGWSRQPLDQQPAIGRLPQGSSHIGSLRCITSNTGAARFDGVKKFSTTETPPPLEGFWWDSSGSGSGGGGGFSHLKMKAKQDELLKLDLSLKL; this is encoded by the exons ATGGATCCACACGCATACACTAAGAGAAAT GGNCCATCCCCTTCTGAATCTTCAACGATCATCTCTGCTTCAGAGTCTTCTCCACCATGTCCAAAAGAGGATCAAGCAACAGACCAAATTAACCCAAATTCTCAACTGGGTTTTGATCTCAGCCTCTGTAACAATGATTCCGATCATGGGTCCAACCCGGAACTCAATCTAATCGACTGTTTCGATGCCAATTTGGCTGCAGAGCCAACTGATACAGAAACAGAGCCGAGGGTTTTCTCTTGCAACTATTGTCAGAGGAAGTTTTACAGTTCTCAGGCTCTTGGGGGGCACCAAAATGCTCACAAACGTGAGAGAACTTTGGCGAAGAGGACTCACCGGGTTGGGTCGGGGTCGAATTTTGGGTTCGCTCATCGGTATTCGAATTTGccttctcttcatcttcatggaTCGTTTAGTAGGTCGCTTGGAATTCAGGCTCATTCCATGGTTCATAAGCcttcttcttttcatgttTCTGGAATTGGGTCGTCGGGAATTTATGGTCACAGTGGGTGGTCACGGCAGCCGCTTGATCAACAACCGGCGATTGGGAGGCTGCCGCAGGGGAGTTCCCACATCGGAAGTCTTAGATGCATTACGTCAAACACAGGAGCTGCAAGGTTTGACGGTGTGAAAAAATTCTCTACGACGGAAACGCCGCCGCCGCTCGAAGGGTTCTGGTGGGATAGCAGCGGCAGTGGCAGCGGCGGTGGTGGCGGTTTCAGTCACTTGAAGATGAAGGCTAAACAAGATGAGTTATTGAAGCTTGACTTGTCTCTTAAGCTCTAA
- the LOC111787920 gene encoding deSI-like protein At4g17486, with the protein MLCRRISSNGDSGTAPVYLNVYDLTPINGYAYWLGLGVFHSGVQVHGVEYAFGAHEYPSTGIFEGEPKQCDGFKFRKSILIGKTDLNQAEVRSLMEELSKDYRGNAYNLITKNCNHFCNHVCIKLTGNPIPSWINRLARIGWICSCVLPATLNSTKVGQNRVQNKRSEEKQEGEEEKKKESPLTAEIAASKSSSSSSSSSSSPTILRRGRSRTRRPRPLSSPLIPTSNS; encoded by the exons ATGTTGTGCAGAAGAATTTCCAGTAATGGCGATTCAGGGACGGCGCCAGTGTACCTCAATGTGTACGATTTGACGCCCATTAATGGCTACGCATATTGGCTCGGTCTCGGTGTTTTTCATTCTGGTGTTCAAG TTCATGGAGTTGAATATGCATTTGGGGCTCATGAGTATCCAAGTACAGGGATATTTGAAGGGGAGCCGAAGCAATGTGATGGATTCAAGTTCAggaaatcaattttgattggGAAAACGGATTTGAATCAAGCAGAAGTGAGGTCATTAATGGAGGAACTTAGTAAAGATTATAGAGGAAATGCTTATAATCTAATCACCAAGAACTGCAACCATTTTTGCAACCATGTTTGCATCAAACTCACTGGAAATCCCATTCCAAGTTGGATCAATCGTCTTGCTAGAATTG GGTGGATTTGCAGCTGTGTTTTGCCAGCAACCTTAAACTCCACGAAAGTTGGACAGAACAGAGTGCAGAACAAGAGAAgtgaagaaaaacaagaaggagaagaagagaagaagaaggaatcgCCATTAACAGCTGAAATTGCAGCTTCTaagtcttcttcttcttcttcttcttcttcatcttctccaacCATTCTCCGCAGAGGTAGAAGCAGAACCAGACGCCCTCGTCCCCTAAGTTCACCATTGATTCCCACATCAAATTCTTGA